The sequence GCGCACAATTAGTGGTAGAAGCACTTCGCCAACAAGGAATTAAGACCATTTTTGGCTATCCCGGTGGAGCAATAATGCCTATCTATGACGCATTATATGATGGTGGCGTTGAACATATTCTTTGCCGACATGAACAAGGAGCCGCAATGGCTGCTATTGGCATGTCTCGTTCAACTCAAGACGTTGCGGTATGCATGGCAACCTCTGGCCCCGGCGCTACAAACCTAGTAACTGGTCTTGCTGACGCGTTCTTAGATTCTGTGCCTGTTGTGGCAATTACTGGACAGGTAGCAAGCTCTCATATCGGTACTGACGCATTCCAAGAAATGGATGTTATTGGCATGTCTTTGTCTTGTACCAAGCACAGCTACCTAGTAACCGATATCGAAGATCTCGCGCCAACTCTAGCGGAAGCCTTTGAAGTGGCGAAAGCAGGTCGCCCCGGTCCTGTACTCGTTGATATTGCCAAAGATGTTCAGCTTGCTGACGCTCCAGAATTAGATATCCCTGCATTTCAACAACCAATGATGCCGGTACCTCAGCCAGAAGACTACCGATTAGCACAAGCGCTATTACGTGAAAGTCGTCGACCTGTATTGTATGTGGGTGGTGGTGTTCAGCTTGCTAAAGCCACAGCGACGGCGCGTGAGTTTCTAGCGAAAAATCCAATGCCATCGGTTAGTACCTTAAAAGGTCTAGGCACTATTGAACGCCATGATCCGCACTACTTAGGCATGCTAGGTATGCACGGCACTAAAGCGGCTAACCTGATTGTGCAAGAGTCTGACCTACTTATCGTTGTGGGCGCTCGCTTTGATGACCGAGTAACAGGCAAGCTAGATACTTTTGCTCCAAACGCCAAAATCATCCATATCGATATCGATAAAGCCGAATTTAATAAGTTGCGTCATGCGCACTCAGCGCTACGTGGCGACATCAACGAGATTTTGCCACAACTGCACATTGAAAATGACATCACACCTTGGGTTCACCACTGTGAAAGCCTGCGTAATGGCTTCAAATGGCAATACAACCACCCAGGTGAATTAATCTACGCACCACTACTGTTGAAACAGTTGTCCGATATGATGCCAGACAGCTCTATTGTTTCTACTGACGTAGGTCAGCACCAAATGTGGGCGGCGCAGCACATACAGCCTCGCGATCCTCAAAACTTCATCTCTTCTGCAGGTCTTGGCACTATGGGCTTTGGCTTACCTGCGGCTATGGGTGCGGCAGTCGCAAGACCCGACGACCAATCTATCTTAATCTCGGGTGACGGCTCATTTATGATGAACGTACAAGAGCTAGGAACGCTTAAACGTCGTCAAATCCCAGTGAAAATGGTGCTTATCAATAACCAACGTTTAGGTATGGTGCGCCAATGGCAATCGCTCTTTTTCGATGGCCGCCACAGTGAAACTATTCTCGATGATAACCCTGATTTCATCATGCTAGCGAAAGCATTTGATATTCCGGGTAAAACCATCACCAAGAAAGAAGAAGTTGAGCCAGCATTAAAAGAGATGCTAGAGAGCAAAACCGCTTATCTATTACACGTTATCATCGATGAAGAAGAGAACGTATGGCCATTGGTACCACCAGGTGCCTCAAATGAAGAAATGTTAGAGAACACCTAATAGAGGCACCCATGGAAAGATACTTATTAGATATTAAAGCCGATGATAAACCAGTGCTTATGGAGCGCGTTTTACGTGTGGTTCGTCATCGTGGATTTATCGTTCGTCAGGTAGCTGGTACACAAAACCATCAAAGTAAAATCGCCAGTGTCGAAATCATCGTTGACAGTGAACGCCCTATCACATTTTTAACAAATCAAATTGAAAAATTGTGGGATGTAATTAGCGTAGACGTCATCAAGATTGATAACAACGAACTCCCTAACAATAATTTACAGCACAAAGTGAGCGCATAAGGAAAGCAAGCAATGGCTACAAAGACAGCAGATTATATTTGGTTTAACGGTGAAATGGTTCCGTGGGCAGACGCCAACGTACACGTGCTCACTCATGCAATGCACTATGGCACATCAGTATTCGAAGGTGTGCGTTGTTATAACACCCCTAAAGGGCCTGTTGTTTTCCGCCATCCAGAGCATGCAAAACGTCTAAAAAATTCAGCAAAAATCTACCGTTTCCCAATTCCATACTCTGTGGAAGAAATTATGGAAGCAACCCGTGAAACTATCCGTGTAAACAAACTGGACAGCGCTTACATTCGTCCACTAGGTTTTGTGGGTAACGTAGGTTTGGGTGTTTGCCCTCCAGTTGACAGTGAAATGGAACTTATCATTGCCGCTTTCCCTTGGGGTTCTTACTTGGGCGAAGAAGCGCTAGAAAATGGCGTAGATGCGATGATTTCTAGCTGGAACCGAGCAGCACCAAATACCATCCCTACCGCAGCTAAAGCGGGCGGTAACTACCTATCTTCATTACTGGTTGGCGGTGAAGCACGTCGTCACGGCTATGATGAAGGTATTGCGCTAAGTGTTGATGGTTATCTATCAGAAGGTGCGGGTGAAAACATTTTTGTCGTAAAAGACGGCGTAATCATTACACCACCAGCAACCGCGGCTATTTTGCCAGGCATCACTCGTGATTCAATCATGGTATTGGCTCGCGAAAAAGGCTACGAAATTGTTGAAGCAAACATTGCGCGTGAAGCGCTATACCTTGCTGACGAAGTATTCATGACAGGTACTGCAGCAGAAATCGTTCCAGTACGCTCGGTTGATCAGATTCAAGTAGGCGAAGGTAAGCGCGGTCCTGTGACTAAAGACTTACAAGAGACCTATTTTGGTCTATTCAACGGTACAACAGAAGATAAATGGGGTTGGTTAGACTACGTTTACCCAGCTGACGCAGAGAAATAAGGAATCATTATGCCAATCTATCGCAGTGCAACTACAACTCACGGCCGCAACATGGCTGGCGCACGCGCACTATGGCGCGCAACTGGAGTAAAAGACGAAGATTTCGGTAAGCCTATTATCGCTGTCGTAAACTCATTTACTCAATTTGTACCAGGACACGTTCACCTGAAAGATATGGGTCAACTTGTTGCTGGCGAAATCGAAAAAGCAGGCGGTATCGCCAAAGAATTCAACACCATCGCAGTTGATGATGGTATTGCCATGGGTCACGGCGGCATGCTGTACTCTCTACCATCGCGTGAGCTTATCGCAGATTCGGTAGAATACATGGTTAACGCTCACTGTGCTGACGCTATGGTTTGTATCTCAAACTGTGACAAAATCACTCCGGGAATGCTAATGGCCTCTATGCGCCTAAATATCCCAGTGATCTTTGTTTCTGGTGGCCCAATGGAAGCGGGTAAGACTAAGCTTTCTGATCAACTGATCAAACTCGATCTTGTTGATGCCATGATGCAAAGTGCCGATCCAACAGTATCTGATGAGCAAAGCGAGCAAGTAGAACGTAGCGCATGTCCTACATGTGGTTCTTGTTCTGGTATGTTCACCGCGAACTCAATGAACTGTCTAACCGAAGCTCTAGGTCTTTCTCAGCCGGGTAACGGTTCAATGCTTGCCACTCACGCAGACCGTGAAGCGCTGTTTATCAATGCCGGTAAACGCATTGTTGAACTGACTAAACGTTACTACGAGCAAGATGACGAATCGGCTCTGCCACGTAACATCGCCACCAAAAAAGCCTTTGAAAATGCGATTGCACTTGATATTGCGATGGGCGGTTCAACCAACACCGTTCTTCACCTTATCGCTGCGGCTCAAGAAGGTGATGTCGACTTTACGATGCAAGATATCGACGAAATGTCTCGTCGTGTTCCTAACCTATGTAAAGTAGCGCCTTCTACACCTAAATATCATATGGAAGACGTTCACCGCGCTGGTGGTGTAATGGCTATCTTAGGTGAGCTTAACCGCGCAGGTTTGCTCAACAACCAATCTCGCACTGTGCTAGGTCTTTCTATGGAAGAGCAACTGGCGCACTACGATGTGATGCAAACTGAATCACAAGAAGTAAAAGACTTCTTCCGCGCAGGCCCTGCTGGCATCCGTACTACCAAAGCATTCTCACAAGATTGTCGTTGGGAAACACTGGATGACGATCGTAAAGAAGGCTGTATTCGCAGTAAAGAAAATGCCTATAGCCAAGATGGCGGTCTAGCCGTTCTGAAAGGTAACATTGCGCTCGATGGCTGTATCGTTAAAACGGCAGGCGTAGACGAAAGCATTCTTAAATTTACTGGCCCTGCAGTGGTATTTGAAAGCCAAGAAGACGCTGTTGATGGCATCTTAGGTGGCAAAGTGAAATCGGGCGATGTGGTTATCATCCGCTACGAAGGCCCTAAAGGTGGCCCAGGTATGCAAGAGATGCTTTACCCGACCACTTACCTAAAATCTATGGGACTAGGCAAAGAGTGTGCGCTACTGACTGATGGTCGCTTCTCTGGCGGTACAGCCGGTTTGTCTATCGGCCACGCTTCTCCTGAAGCGGCAGCGGGCGGCATCATAGGTTTGGTAAACTCTGGCGATCAAATTGCGATCGACATTCCAAACCGTACTATTGAACTACAGGTATCTGAAGCTGAACTTGCTGAGCGTCGCGCTAAACAAGACCAACTAGGTTGGAAACCAGTTTCTCGTGAGCGTGCTGTTTCGTTTGCTCTAAAAGCCTACGCAAGTATGGCAACCAGTGCAGACAAAGGAGCGGTAAGAGACAAATCTAAGTTTGAGGAGTAAGGCTATGAGTCTTACTAATCTCAAATCTGGCGCAGAGTATCTGCGCCAAATCTTGCGCGCACCGATATACGAAGTTGCCACCCTAACACCGTTGCAAACTATGCCTCGTTTGTCTGAACGTCTGA is a genomic window of Vibrio neonatus containing:
- the ilvG gene encoding acetolactate synthase 2 catalytic subunit, which codes for MTGAQLVVEALRQQGIKTIFGYPGGAIMPIYDALYDGGVEHILCRHEQGAAMAAIGMSRSTQDVAVCMATSGPGATNLVTGLADAFLDSVPVVAITGQVASSHIGTDAFQEMDVIGMSLSCTKHSYLVTDIEDLAPTLAEAFEVAKAGRPGPVLVDIAKDVQLADAPELDIPAFQQPMMPVPQPEDYRLAQALLRESRRPVLYVGGGVQLAKATATAREFLAKNPMPSVSTLKGLGTIERHDPHYLGMLGMHGTKAANLIVQESDLLIVVGARFDDRVTGKLDTFAPNAKIIHIDIDKAEFNKLRHAHSALRGDINEILPQLHIENDITPWVHHCESLRNGFKWQYNHPGELIYAPLLLKQLSDMMPDSSIVSTDVGQHQMWAAQHIQPRDPQNFISSAGLGTMGFGLPAAMGAAVARPDDQSILISGDGSFMMNVQELGTLKRRQIPVKMVLINNQRLGMVRQWQSLFFDGRHSETILDDNPDFIMLAKAFDIPGKTITKKEEVEPALKEMLESKTAYLLHVIIDEEENVWPLVPPGASNEEMLENT
- the ilvM gene encoding acetolactate synthase 2 small subunit, which produces MERYLLDIKADDKPVLMERVLRVVRHRGFIVRQVAGTQNHQSKIASVEIIVDSERPITFLTNQIEKLWDVISVDVIKIDNNELPNNNLQHKVSA
- a CDS encoding branched-chain-amino-acid transaminase — encoded protein: MATKTADYIWFNGEMVPWADANVHVLTHAMHYGTSVFEGVRCYNTPKGPVVFRHPEHAKRLKNSAKIYRFPIPYSVEEIMEATRETIRVNKLDSAYIRPLGFVGNVGLGVCPPVDSEMELIIAAFPWGSYLGEEALENGVDAMISSWNRAAPNTIPTAAKAGGNYLSSLLVGGEARRHGYDEGIALSVDGYLSEGAGENIFVVKDGVIITPPATAAILPGITRDSIMVLAREKGYEIVEANIAREALYLADEVFMTGTAAEIVPVRSVDQIQVGEGKRGPVTKDLQETYFGLFNGTTEDKWGWLDYVYPADAEK
- the ilvD gene encoding dihydroxy-acid dehydratase; the encoded protein is MPIYRSATTTHGRNMAGARALWRATGVKDEDFGKPIIAVVNSFTQFVPGHVHLKDMGQLVAGEIEKAGGIAKEFNTIAVDDGIAMGHGGMLYSLPSRELIADSVEYMVNAHCADAMVCISNCDKITPGMLMASMRLNIPVIFVSGGPMEAGKTKLSDQLIKLDLVDAMMQSADPTVSDEQSEQVERSACPTCGSCSGMFTANSMNCLTEALGLSQPGNGSMLATHADREALFINAGKRIVELTKRYYEQDDESALPRNIATKKAFENAIALDIAMGGSTNTVLHLIAAAQEGDVDFTMQDIDEMSRRVPNLCKVAPSTPKYHMEDVHRAGGVMAILGELNRAGLLNNQSRTVLGLSMEEQLAHYDVMQTESQEVKDFFRAGPAGIRTTKAFSQDCRWETLDDDRKEGCIRSKENAYSQDGGLAVLKGNIALDGCIVKTAGVDESILKFTGPAVVFESQEDAVDGILGGKVKSGDVVIIRYEGPKGGPGMQEMLYPTTYLKSMGLGKECALLTDGRFSGGTAGLSIGHASPEAAAGGIIGLVNSGDQIAIDIPNRTIELQVSEAELAERRAKQDQLGWKPVSRERAVSFALKAYASMATSADKGAVRDKSKFEE